The Cydia strobilella chromosome 26, ilCydStro3.1, whole genome shotgun sequence sequence aattcaaaccttgttgtatagaagattagggtgactttcgtttgttttagaaaacaatgaaacaaaagaaatgctacttaattcatttagtgtaaggttcaaattaggtagaaggcgcacatcatggactggaaatataagagactggttgGAAGTGAAGAACATAGATatactaattcgcatgactgaacatagagagacatatagacatatggtcgccgacctcctggacggagatggcacgtgaTGAGAGAGagaaggttcaaattagattgtaacagagtgtacattgtaatgcacattgggccttacgaggataagATAGGTTGGACCGTGGGCCTTTGGAGGAAACATCTACATCTACATtacatttgaaaataaaaaaagtgattACCTCTCCTTCGAGTAACGCTGACAGGAGGCATTGCTGTGAGCGGAGACACGTCTCTCGGAAGTTCGTACATTTCATTACAAACGAGAGGCAGTATGCACATACATGCTGCGGCATCTTGTCTTTAAACACCTGAAGGAAAGAGACAAGATATTTTATATGAGTGCATCTATCTGTGGTCTGAGAAAACTTGTCGCCTTttccgaatgaaggttgagggagacgatggctgagatacgcgtcatactcgtgaacgggtgctgtttgtggaaaccggtctgtttaagtttacacgggcttcattttacctatgtaactttacttttgagtggcattaacgtgaggcacttcattcggttcttgtctgtttgtctgatttaatatcttgtctttttattaattatataacaattcaagtcttggagaccctttacatctctggataatttgatgatcttttttattattatatacattttatctctgacacctagagacttttacatctctaaacaattttagtacttctgttgtttgtatattttttattagttatttttttgtgttatttgaaatttatatttatgtaattgtttcttgtaattttgggttaattttattgtttgtaaaaatttacatgtaaaagtgcccctgtggcctatttgcctATATTGCTgaaaaaatgtttgatgttgatgttgatgtcaGTATTTGTAAAAAGTGTGCGAAGGATCATAGGTTACTATACAGTAGTAAAAAAAACGAGTTCGGGACTATATAATtccaaattaatttttaacaagcagaaacgtctgcgatcgatgctattaagcttagaataaaattaaaagtggaaaaattactgccttgggtgagacttgaactcacggcctctggccagatccagaggccgtgagttcaagtctcacccaaggcagtaatttttccacttttaaatttatataattcCAGTCTCtaggcttgtgtagtacatgtactaaaatcaaaacgacacgattccctccactgtactagaccgaactattccctaatgattctgcAGATTCTGCTCTTAGTtacactacacgcgaacgaaacagaatgggagcgagTCTCGAGCTCTGGAGtcaatgtagtttttttttttatgaaataggaggcaaacgatcagatgaatcacctgatggtaagcgatggTAAGTCTAGCTTCCACTGTGGATAGTTTGGTGGGCCACCATACTATCGCGCCGTAGCTTATTATTGGTAAGGAGTAGCCAGAGGAATGTTCCTAACCGTTGTTTAATACTTACTGGAGTCCCCGAGACGCGGGAAAAGGTATCAGCTAGATTATTTTCATGGATATCGTAAAGTTTACAATCGGTCAGTAGACAGGCACGACAACAGAGTAAAGCGTGCTTTGAAGTTTTTCGTGTTATATCCATTATTTGTTAGTACATGTACAAATAGAAAGTACAATGATTTAATTCTTGGCAAAAAAATCTGATTGCTTTTTAACTAATCACATCACACTGAAAATTAAGGAAAGCACgaagcaataaataaaataaaccgatGACAACTCGACAAGCTAAGTTAAACTGTCAGTGTCAGGGCTTGACATATATCTTTTcagcaaaaataaaactaccaATCTAGTAGGTTTCGCTTTtacgtaacagactaccgcaccgcaccgcgacatTAGTACGCCacaccaaagaatataatacacGCCACACTCACCCATatgtgagagcgagaaagagatatcgcgtTCTCGCTCTCACATATGGGTACGTTatacacgcaacgctttttaagttCTAGTGCTAATGGGGCCTAATACTGAAAAGAAAAATTCCTACTTATGACAAGGCAGTATGGCTTAGAAGCTTGTCCAATGGgcgaaaaaaataagtaatcaGTCATGATAATAATGCGTAGCGTGGtcatttattttacgtttttttttgttaaaatagtaTCATAAGTATcatctattatattatatgtaattagagttttgaatgattcacggttagtttcactagacttatattgaccgagcgcggtctacacaactttgacacccacccgctatcttcattcttcagtcacccgtgaacatgatgcatgtaactgcgtaaaatctcgggagctcataaataatacaaaaggtaatcacggtctatattcaAGTCTTGGACCCATGAAATCAAAtcgaaaataaaacaatgaattttcgccaaaatgtattttatttacattattgtgtaaGACTAGAGATCGTCCAGGGCGAGTCAAGTTACATTATTGTGTAAGACTAGAGATCGTACAGGGTGAGTCAGGTTTCTTGCGCTTGCGCCGGTCCCGCTTGGGTCCGGGCTGGCCGTGGTGCACGGTGTTGATGTGCACGCGCACGCAGGAGTTGGTGGTGAACACGCGCCCGCAGATCGAGCACGGGATGCGGGGGTGGAGCTTCAAGTGCGCctgcaaaaaataaaacaaatccaGCGGCCCTTAAATTTATTAGTTTAACGGTCCCCGGCAAgcccggttctccatacaaacgtagttacgctctcattttgaaacgagtagatagtttgctctgaaactttactGAACGTAACCAAAATATGACATTATAGTCCCGCTTTCTCCGATGCAATCTGTATCAGCCTACGTATCGGATAGACAAACTTTGAAAGTTTCGAGTATAATTCGTTTATATGACATTGCCAATTACAATTACTGTCAAGTATGAGTCCAAGAAACTTAGTCTTCTCTGACTGTAATTGCGTCTGCTTTATGCATAAGTTGATTGCCAAATCCGGCCTACGGCTCGTATATAATTGGACAAAGTGAGTTTTAGACAAATTTACGCGTAATTCATTGTTATATTTtggaatttcatttcatttattccttgcttAGTGTGTGTACAAAAGATCTTATGCATAAATCATTACATGTCTTAACACAACCCTGTGAGGGTATTGCAATACATTTAAGAGCTAAgaactaaagtacctatacataataacatttaatgtacaaatgtaataagttaggcattagaaaatacattttaaattaatttaaaaacatgataaaatataatttaaatttaatttaaatgacaATGGAATGAGTGTTGTACATCATGTTTTTCGTCACGTGTGAACTTACTGGAATTAATATTAGAATTCTAAAAATGAAATAGTATTATTTgttattctcataatattttatcaaaaaaatattgtgtcatgcttttttttatacttcgtcggtggcaaacaagcatgcggcccgcctgatgttaagcagtctccgtagcctatatacgcctgcaactccagaggagttacatgcgcgttgccgaccctaacactcctctccctcgagctctggcaaccttactcaccggcaggaacacaacactatgagtagggtctagtgttatttggctgcggttttctgtaaggtggaggtacctccccagttgggctctgctctagatctggaatgacatccgctgtcctgtgccctaacacacaaagcgagatgtcattcacagtgcccatacctctcttttggacgtagtttaaggacatacccgggtcccggGTGCTATAAGAACATATTGatatatagggtatttgactgtattaaaaataaattattttacaccatgcatgaaataaaacaccaGAAGATTGATAggaaaacgtagacagcagttatttttaagacacaatttctattttaaaacccgtataaaactataaagagtaggtaatttgatcgtgacgtcacatgctagtgtttcatataaattccatattagcaaaatcgttttgacagcagggaccggcccgctatcccttatccgggttttataagggtattgcataaggcttaactcaccataccctttgccagacgaaacccttcacattgcttttaaaaacccttatatttgtgtacacacatttgtgtaatcggtagcccaagtacccttacaaaacccttatcatccgctcaccaacaccttgcatattgcttataagggttagccttataaagggcttcccttttagcatataagcgtgctaatttaagtcgtctaccttgttcataaagcacacattacttcgaatccgagcgatcgacggcggcgttctaatcctgtctctttcacgcaaaggaaaacctttataaaaagcgcttaaagataagggtaacccttattaagggctagccttatttttggttagcttttcgataAGGGTTATTCAAAGGTAGGGTATGAATGGGTTTGCagatcaaaagggaaagtctttcaatgtgttagccgtgtttaagggacgcccattgaaagggttttatcgcggaaagggttgacCGGTCCCtgtttgacagttcgaaaaaagaaactgactaGTAACCTGTAATaaatttctttaatatatgacatttattacagtttataatttatattataaatttgtgactacttaaaaaaacacaaatcaaaataattgtaGTCAAATGCTCAAAGCATAgcgtaataaaattgtatttttgaatttatcaaataatgtaaattgtatgtactgacgatcataatataaattcgtgtagattagtctaagataatttatattgtatttttatattatgagaataaatatctaaatctatctaaatctaaatcatacTCACTGTCCTGTGGTGCCGGTTGAGGTTAGCCTTAACGGTGAAGGCGAGCGGGCACAGCGGGCATTGGAACGGCCTCTCGCCGGTGTGGGATCGCATGTGGAACTGTATATACATAGCAAAGATAATATGTgacatgtgacgttttcaatcaaaacgtaccacattgtcgcttaccataaggacgaaaattgcttgtattcTTATACGAAAAACTGTTATGTATAGATATGTGGGTACCTATAATAATGTATGCATACCGTCAGTCGGAATAAAGCATCAGCTGTGTTAACGTACTCTCGTGGTTTTAATTATCCAAAATACCTCATTGGCGACGAGGATGGGATTGGTGCAGTCAGAGCGTcgttatggcaagcgacaatgtggtaccttttgcttgaaaacgtacTCGTACgtaactcttcgtgcgcgagtccgacccgactcgcacttggccggtttttaacacTTCTAAAAAAGCAAAGCTGCATGATAACGTTTGAATaactttcactagacttatattgaccgggatatagaccgtggttaccttttgtattatttgtgagctcccgtgatttgtttgtgtaaaaaactagtgatatccgaatcaaacacgcgtagtgacaccgtgagtatagtgtgtttggacagaccaacgagtgtgaacgcgaccggaccaacaagtgtgaatgcgaccgttggtaacgttgaaagtgaacgcagccgacgcgcaagaatgagggtagacagagcgctgtctacacaactttgacacccacccgctatcttcagtcacccgtgaacatgatgcatgtaactgcgtcgaaatatcgggagctcacaaataatacaaaaggtaatcacggtctatatcccggtcaatataagtctagtgaaactaaccgtgaatcattcaaaactctaatttgaATAACTTTGCTTTAAATTCAACGATATACAATATAAACTGCAGGTTATCAAGGTAGTTGCCACACGCGTCACGTCTCCGATAAAGTACTTGGACGTCTTTGTGGAATGCCCCTGCTACGGAGCTCATGGTACAGTTACTCCACTGAAATAAGTTATCAGTAGAACtagcttaataaataaatataaataatattgtcttcggttaccgcgatagttactcatgaaataaaactatgaaaacggattatatcgcgtatattgaattcaaaATACAtcacgacgtttcgaaccctttacagcgttcgtggtcaacggatgactgaagaaaaactacaaagtgcaaaaatacccacatactaaaaataatgaacgatcatagactataaactttaaggctggttgtacatgcaaaaaccggttcataaggctagttatacaatacacctattttcaagtaaagatatatgtgacgttttcaaccaaaaggtaccacattgtcggttgtcgataaggttgatttaggttaattgaagctatatggaaatagcgccttattgacaagcgacaataagtacccttttaattaaaaatggcacatatatacgcgataaaagctacgccggctccaaccctacacctcggacccgagaagatttaattccctcctaaattgtaggaggatatcccaatatgggaccggcaacaaactcagcgagacacatcttttcaaaacatatatactcagaatgtccaacatcatccaacacaaaggtctcacagtctatgtctcgcttgctcctttatcttCTAGATGGATGGTAGATGGACTaccggatcccaagctggtggtagagaaaagccatcttccctattaaagtttggatatttcttaatctcaatggacTCGCGCAGCATTTTGGGTATgtatcgcttctccttggcaataCACGCCAACTCTATGTTACTACGCTTTTTTGGTagtcaatatacgcgatataatcagttttcatagttttattacataggtaaatataaataaataaacattcttacacagattgactaagtcccacggtaagcccaaggaggcttgtgttatgggtactcagacaacgatatatataatatataaataaacatcaaacatttatttagcaaataggccacaggggcacttttacatgtcaatttttacaaacaataaaattaacccaaaattacttttttttttttttacataaatagaaatgtcaaaatacacaaaaaaagctaataaaaaaaacaacagaagtactaacattgtttagagatgtaaaagtctccaggtgtcagagataaaatgtatataataataaaaaagatcatcaaattatccagagatgtaaagggtctccaagacttgaattgttatataattaataaaaagacaagatattaaatcagtatacctataatacctaaatacatagaaaacatccatgactcaggaacaaatatctgtgttcatcacacaaataaatgcccttaccgggattcgaacccaggaccatcggcttcacaggcagggtcactactacATATGCTTACGTTTAAGGAGGATTTTAGGGCGAAGGTCTTCGGGCACTCTGTGCAGGCGTAAGGCTTCACGTCTTGATGCGTGCGCTGGTGGTACCGGAGCAGCGTCGCGTTCTGGCGCAACGATCACATATTAAATAGACagagtataataaaaatagaaaagaaattattttaaaactaacacgggacctgatcgcgtacaaacttacgtttatttatggcctgacgcaTGGAGACtttataaaggagccaaatctctatgtatgaaaagtgtccatcaaaaaacagtaattaggcggcgccaccatacaccgaaatactaccaaaaacaacctacgtaatttggtcgggttatttgttgccttatatggttcatgttatactcgtgtcccagagcctaactagcgccaccggagagattaggaactattatttaaagctgaaagcggtcacttttgcaacaattctgccataagagattggcatcctttctataccatccatagcctgacgtttcgaacgtgacgtttcgttcgaaacgtaaaaaaatccataaatcgttttccagtacaaaatcgacaatcgttttattttgtatgaactagtacataagggttttttaaatcgttgcataaagtaaactcgaaatattaaaggatgtctttggcaacaatttcatcattggccacatcatctgttgtagatgcttgttgcggcgcttgtgggtttatggggtcctgcatcgccgttgatggctgtaaagtcctatcgcagcgcggcatttcttgttcgttgcataaagtaaactcgaaatattaaaggatgtctttggcaacaatttcatcattggccacatcatctgttgtagatgcttgttgcggcgcttgtgggtttatggggtcctgcatcgccgttgatggctgtaaagtcctatcgcagcgcggcatttcttgttcgttgcataaagtaaactcgaaatattaaaggatgtctttggcaacaatttcatcattggccacatcatctgttgtagatgcttgttgcggcgcttgtgggtttatggggtcctgcatcgccgttgatggctgtaaagtcctatcgcagcgcggcatttcttgttcgttgcataaagtaaactcgaaatattaaaggatgtctttggcaacaatttcatcattggccacatcatctgttgtagatgcttgttgcggcgcttgtgggtttatggggtcctgcatcgccgttgatggctgtaaagtcctatcgcagcgcggcatttcttgttcgttgcataaagtaaactcgaaatattaaaggatgtctttggcaacaatttgaggctcaatatatttacctaaataaaaattctatccaacatgtaagagagttatttgcctgcgatcgaacagtatgatttcgAAAATATtctttgtatacaattgtatggtgaaaattgcgggtgcctaaatacttttgagcggtagtgtacgtACCGGCAGTATAcgtccgcactgctcgcacacgAACTGTCCGCGGGGAGGCGGGACGCGGGGGACGCGGCGCTTGCGCTGAACATTCTGTCCGTCCTTGTAGCGCTGCAGGTGTATGATAGAGTGAGACAGTACATACCGGCAGTATAcgtccgcactgctcgcacacgAACTGTCCGCGGGGCGGCGGGACGCGGGGGACGCGGCGCTTGCGCTGAACATTCTGTCCGTCCTTGTAGCGCTGCAGGTGTATGATAGAGTGAGACAGTACATACCGGCAGTATAcgtccgcactgctcgcacacgAACTGTCCGCGGGGCGGCGGGACGCGGGGGACGCGGCGCTTGCGCTGAACATTCTGTCCGTCCTTGTAGCGCTGCAGGTGTATGATAGAGTGAGACAGTACATACCGGCAGTATAcgtccgcactgctcgcacacgAACTGTCCGCGGGGCGGCGGGACGCGGGGGACGCGGCGCTTGCGCTGAACATTCTGTCCGTCCTTGTAGCGCTGCAGGTGTATGATAGAGTGAGACAGTACATACCGGCAGTATAcgtccgcactgctcgcacacgAACTGTCCGCGGGGCGGCGGGACGCGGGGGACGCGGCGCTTGCGCTGAACATTCTGTCCGTCCTTGTAGCGCTGCAGGTGTATGATAGAGTGAGACAGTACATACCGGCAGTATAcgtccgcactgctcgcacacgAACTGTCCGCGGGGCGGCGGGACGCGGGGGACGCGGCGCTTGCGCTGAACATTCTGTCCGTCCTTGTAGCGCTGCAGGTGTATGATAGAGTGAGACAGTACATACCGGCAGTATAcgtccgcactgctcgcacacgAACTGCCCGCGGGGAGGCGGGACGCGGGGGACGCGGCGCTTGCGCTGAACATTCTGTCCGTCCTTGTAGCGCTGCAGGTGTATGATAGAGTGAGACAGTACATACCGGCAGTATAcgtccgcactgctcgcacacgAACTGTCCGCGGGGCGGCGGGACGCGGGGGACGCGGCGCTTGCGCTGAACATTCTGTCCGTCCTTGTAGCGCTGCAGGTGTATGATAGAGTGAGACAGTACATACCGGCAGTATAcgtccgcactgctcgcacacgAACTGTCCGCGGGGCGGCGGGACGCGGGGGACGCGGCGCTTGCGCTGAACATTCTGTCCGTCCTTGTAGCGCTGCAGGTGTATGATAGAGTGAGACAGTACATACCGGCAGTATAcgtccgcactgctcgcacacgAACTGTCCGCGGGGCGGCGGGACGCGGGGGACGCGGCGCTTGCGCTGAACATTCTGTCCGTCCTTGTAGCGCTGCAGGTGTATGATAGAGTGAGACAGTACATACCGGCAGTATAcgtccgcactgctcgcacacgAACTGTCCGCGGGGCGGCGGGACGCGGGGGACGCGGCGCTTGCGCTGAACATTCTGTCCGTCCTTGTAGCGCTGCAGGTGTATGATAGAGTGAGACAGTACATACCGGCAGTATAcgtccgcactgctcgcacacgAACTGTCCGCGGGGCGGCGGGACGCGGGGGACGCGGCGCTTGCGCTGAACATTCTGTCCGTCCTTGTAGCGCTGCAGGTGTATGATAGAGTGAGACAGTACATACCGGCAGTATAcgtccgcactgctcgcacacgAACTGCCCGCGGGGAGGCGGGACGCGGGGGACGCGGCGCTTGCGCTGAACATTCCGTCCGTCCTTGTAGCGCTGCAGGTGCTTGCGACGGTGGTGGGTGTCGTAGGAGGCCGCAGAGGGAAACGTCAGTCCGCACTGTGTACATAAAATAGAGAAAATTTTCTTTATTGacatgaaaaaaaccggccaaatgcgagtcggactcgcgcacgaagggttccgtaccattacgcaaaaaacggcataaaatcacgtttctttgtatgggagccccacttaaatattaattttattctgtttttaggatttgttgttatatctgtgaaaatttcaactatctagctatcacgacgtgagatacagcttggtgacagacagacagcggagtcttagtaatagggacccgtttttaccctttgggtacggaaccctaagaggAGACATTGAAATTGCAGTGGTCCCGCACCAgattgcatcagattactttgccactcttgtggataaaatgcaacttcctcatcagtttttgaagtaataagagagcctttacgagctggtgttgtaaaaaaaaaagtttttcacctcactcgatcggaaaacctcagtttatagcgcgaaatctgcgtgcaaaagtctattttatccgctagcgtgcAAAAGTCATTTGTATTACGAACACGACGAATATGTGtgcttttctcttgtttattttgtttggatttgagtgtgttatgtcttaaatttgatatgttaaatagagggcaaaattaaatttgattatttttatatttttattgttttttttcttgcatCTCGCATTTTCCTCGCTCGCTGTAGTGACGAGAAAAGTTGTGTGTTCCGCACTGCTGCAAAATTATTTGGTGTCTCGTCTCGTGTCTTGaaagcctcgctacgctcaggaatcTATCAATCAATCTCAGATTCCTTCGCCCGCTcagctttcaatttcaacactcaCGCCAAATAACCACTTTGTAGCCTTGCATAACTATTTCTTGCTCCTGAAAGTAAAAGGTACCTCTTCACACCGACGTAATTCCGACGGATGCATCTCTCCAACATGTTCCTGTAGCGCGTCCTCGCTCGCACAGTTCTCGCCGCACTGCTCGCACGGCCGCAGGTCTGTGTGCTCGCCGGccgtgtctgtgtgtgtgttcagCGCTTCTAAGCTGTAGAAGTTAGCTGAGCAGATAGGGCATTTGAGCCTTAGCGGCATGTTCTGAAACAAttcattaagatttttttatgatatgtaGCAAATGAGCAGACAAATCGCCTAGAGTTAGGCCAacaaaagtctgcagcgattttgatagcacacgcctATAGAAGTTCGTAGAAAGCCGTCGCCGTTCATAGaagattgacgtttaaaataacacttgcactgcgtatgctataacaaaatcgctgcagacttttcttggtctaactctaattgcTTATCATCGGGCATTTTGTTACTTTACCTCAGAGTGCGTCCTCTTCTTGTGAAGCTTGAGCCCCTTTTCCCCTACAAAGGTCTCTCCACACACGTCACACGCCACGTTCAGCGCGGCGTGCGCGCGCCGCACGTGCGTCAGGTACGTCGAACTCATCCTGACAGGGAGAAATTacatagtaaaaaaccggccaagtgccagtcggactcgcgcaccgagggttccgtactttttgagtatttgttgttatagaggcaacagaaatacatcatctgtgaaaatttcaactgtctagctatcacggttcatgatatacagcctggtgacagacagacagacggacagcggagtcttagtaatagggtcccgtttttacgaaagcaaatTCCATTTCTTTAAACCTTATATATAGAGTACTggattttcgtaaaaaaaaacagcctcgattattttcaatgtctgtaaaaaaatataaaacatattaattaaaaaaaaccccagGCGGGCCATTTCCAATACAAACATTACAAGTAGTTTTGACGCTACGGTGGAACTTACAACCCAAAcatgtgtacatacatacattacaaaaatgtggctttccatcagagaagggttaTGCTTCATATGCATAAGGACCTGAAGAAAACACGTAGAGGCTCTTTTGGCACTTtaatacaccccaggccaaaagtatggtaACAACGTTgctttctttaatatctcatgcaaacccaaaagaaaaaacacgcttaatatcaaaacatcctaaaatattgtcaaaaagctaaaaaaaccctaccctttaattacatgacaaaatgttgaattggcaactatcacagccagattaatttacttttaaaatgttctattattatttttaccaaattgtcaatgagtagtatgAAAATTCAccgcttaaaagatcacacttttctattgaaatacaagcttgtttccatacttttggcctggggtgtacgtCCCGAGCGGATGCAACCCTTGCCCAAGTCATGGGACGCAAAAAATCAGTATTCATTCATTGTTTTTGGGA is a genomic window containing:
- the LOC134753011 gene encoding zinc finger protein 11-like; this translates as MDITPNELSNRDNLLCCRACLSTERRLFNIHESKLTDAFSYISGTPVYQDYLPQFLCTFCRALLIKCASFREICLRTQHTLMPEQYKQGVNTEYIRSTPSHSIYNLTITQLEPQECLDTAPSLSDVDIKVEPDIDIVDIDSIIKNDLKIELEKEEINDKDKDIIFIKDVESTKKKKRKRSTGKKNNKSEDDYDELDDRDDDSIVSLEDKKDLYMELEDINDVDDDNVYRKNGKSKVKKKERKGKKAVAVKNNKNKVVRPKEVTKRTGAKYPRDPTNDMPLFDFDKFEKLHAVQIVTLSKEEQLEEIASRKKSRNFLESRFRCEDCGKGFDAEAAYNNHLLRHSLSMGQHPCEICSVRFKLKCRRQQHQDLHRLKFLCKECSFVSRTRSQAKRHNAMHAGKTYECQHCGKTFKMSSTYLTHVRRAHAALNVACDVCGETFVGEKGLKLHKKRTHSENMPLRLKCPICSANFYSLEALNTHTDTAGEHTDLRPCEQCGENCASEDALQEHVGEMHPSELRRCEECGLTFPSAASYDTHHRRKHLQRYKDGRNVQRKRRVPRVPPPRGQFVCEQCGRILPVCTVSLYHTPAALQGRTECSAQAPRPPRPAAPRTVRVRAVRTYTAGMYCLTLSYTCSATRTDRMFSASAASPASRRPADSSCASSADVYCRYVLSHSIIHLQRYKDGQNVQRKRRVPRVPPPRGQFVCEQCGRILPVCTVSLYHTPAALQGRTECSAQAPRPPRPAAPRTVRVRAVRTYTAGMYCLTLSYTCSATRTDRMFSASAASPASRRPADSSCASSADVYCRYVLSHSIIHLQRYKDGQNVQRKRRVPRVPPPRGQFVCEQCGRILPNATLLRYHQRTHQDVKPYACTECPKTFALKSSLNFHMRSHTGERPFQCPLCPLAFTVKANLNRHHRTAHLKLHPRIPCSICGRVFTTNSCVRVHINTVHHGQPGPKRDRRKRKKPDSPCTISSLTQ